In the Pseudorasbora parva isolate DD20220531a chromosome 23, ASM2467924v1, whole genome shotgun sequence genome, one interval contains:
- the tor4aa gene encoding torsin-4A, whose product MGEQDPSDRLSGDQPKEVKENGTGSFSQFSSNVRAMVRIRQKYLAMKKRRLEMATLSSQSFSSSRSTSPKVFTFENLYDPITSNPAFPSKKRKKRKGRVLYPSSSLRAVPTKERSRAKNCLYLLFIIVFLQIYNAIENLDDHVLKYDLEGLEKTLKREVFGQQEVTERLLGHLHDYLSTYVHNKPLVLSLHGPTGVGKSHVGRLLAQHFRSVVGDELVMQYFVLHHCPTDDDIPKCTKSLDSHISEMVTQAEEAEKIPVFIFDEVEHMPRELLDTLRDLIRPQNNNEYLNAIYILISNLGQEDITKFVLHNSSVAVSGRPSLSQELTPWLHSYLQRHHMLFLEAELLPFMLLEKSHVMDCFIDEMSREGFYPERSHVERLAEELSYYIVGEQEFSHTGCRQVVAKVNLL is encoded by the coding sequence ATGGGCGAACAAGACCCAAGCGACAGGCTGAGTGGGGACCAACCGAAAGAGGTGAAGGAAAATGGCACGGGAAGTTTCTCCCAGTTCTCCTCAAACGTACGCGCCATGGTGCGCATCCGCCAGAAGTACCTGGCCATGAAGAAGCGACGTCTGGAGATGGCAACACTGTCATCCCAGAGCTTTAGTTCTTCACGGTCCACCAGCCCAAAGGTTTTCACCTTTGAAAATCTTTATGATCCTATAACCAGCAACCCTGCTTTCCCAAGCAAGAAAAGGAAAAAGAGGAAGGGGCGGGTCTTGTATCCGAGCAGCAGTTTAAGAGCCGTACCCACAAAAGAGAGAAGCCGTGCAAAAAACTGCCTGTACTTGTTGTTTATCATCGTCTTTCTACAGATTTACAACGCCATCGAGAACTTGGATGACCACGTCCTCAAATATGATCTAGAAGGCCTGGAGAAGACCCTTAAAAGAGAAGTGTTTGGCCAACAGGAAGTAACAGAGCGCCTCCTGGGTCATTTGCATGATTATTTATCAACTTATGTACACAATAAACCTTTGGTGTTGTCACTTCATGGACCTACTGGAGTTGGGAAGAGCCACGTTGGGCGATTACTGGCTCAGCATTTCCGCTCAGTTGTTGGCGATGAGTTGGTGATGCAGTACTTTGTGCTGCACCATTGCCCGACAGACGACGATATCCCAAAATGCACCAAATCTCTGGActctcacatctctgagatggTCACACAAGCTGAGGAAGCGGAGAAGATACCGGTCTTCATCTTCGATGAAGTGGAGCACATGCCCAGGGAGTTGCTGGACACGTTGCGAGACCTGATTCGTCCCCAAAACAACAATGAATACTTAAACGCCATCTACATCCTCATCAGCAACCTGGGACAGGAAGATATCACCAAGTTTGTCCTGCACAACTCCAGCGTTGCTGTCTCAGGCCGTCCAAGCTTGAGTCAGGAACTGACACCTTGGTTGCATAGTTACCTTCAAAGACACCACATGCTATTTTTAGAAGCAGAGCTCCTACCGTTCATGCTTTTGGAGAAGAGCCACGTAATGGATTGTTTTATTGATGAGATGTCCAGGGAAGGATTCTACCCGGAACGATCACATGTAGAAAGACTTGCGGAAGAACTATCATACTATATAGTTGGCGAACAGGAGTTTTCTCACACCGGATGCAGGCAGGTTGTGGCAAAAGTAAATCTTCTCTGA